A window of Amycolatopsis australiensis contains these coding sequences:
- a CDS encoding sigma-70 family RNA polymerase sigma factor, which translates to MTELGTVPPPAAAESDEQALLQRLRDGEDAAFGELFELHAAAVRRLAQSLAADRSEAEDITAETFFRVLQALRRGAGPRDYVRAYLLTVARRVSWEWHGARRDVPVSDDELNFRAGAGADTHARTAEHTLITTAFTSLPERWRTVLWQTEVEGEQPAMVATHFGLSANATAALARRARQGLRAAYLQAHLSVNRGPDSCRAVVEKLGGFTAGSVTGAEAERIKAHLHGCASCRATQDELRDVCSSLRAHAGVLLLLVPAAASGGGALAGLGATIKGVLVGSKVKIGLALASTAAVGAVGVAAGPVLFGTTPTQDVGLSGGAPELVVVPPTESHHQPPPQPQADPRIGFGVLNGRGTGVAVPVRPRGGEARPVAANEVPGVPVHDVPAVDAGTVVVTGPSGETPRDDLTTSTFSATDQPGTSPRMDITSTRMTESSENADAPELSPPDQTVTTTTVPRKPQPPESGTATGKPSVTPTSGKSCPTSTSEVTGSGEPADPAPTDPEQR; encoded by the coding sequence ATGACCGAGCTGGGCACGGTGCCGCCACCAGCGGCCGCGGAATCCGACGAGCAGGCACTGCTGCAACGGCTTCGCGACGGTGAGGACGCCGCCTTCGGGGAGCTGTTCGAACTCCACGCCGCCGCCGTCCGCCGGCTCGCGCAGAGCCTGGCCGCCGACCGGTCCGAGGCCGAGGACATCACCGCGGAGACCTTCTTCCGCGTGCTGCAGGCCCTTCGCCGCGGCGCCGGTCCGAGAGACTACGTCCGCGCCTACCTCCTCACCGTCGCCCGCCGGGTCTCCTGGGAGTGGCACGGTGCCCGCCGGGACGTCCCGGTCTCCGACGACGAGCTGAACTTCCGCGCCGGGGCGGGCGCCGACACGCACGCCCGCACGGCCGAGCACACGCTGATCACGACCGCTTTCACCAGCCTGCCCGAGCGCTGGCGGACCGTGCTGTGGCAGACCGAGGTCGAGGGCGAGCAGCCCGCCATGGTCGCCACGCACTTCGGGCTGAGCGCGAACGCCACCGCGGCGCTGGCCCGCCGCGCCCGGCAGGGGCTGCGTGCGGCCTACCTGCAGGCCCACCTCTCGGTGAACCGCGGGCCGGACTCGTGCCGCGCGGTCGTCGAGAAGCTCGGCGGGTTCACCGCGGGCAGCGTCACCGGCGCCGAGGCCGAGCGGATCAAGGCCCACTTGCACGGCTGCGCGTCGTGCCGCGCGACCCAGGACGAGCTGCGCGACGTCTGCTCGTCGCTGCGCGCGCACGCCGGGGTGCTGCTCCTGCTGGTGCCGGCCGCCGCGAGCGGTGGCGGCGCGCTGGCCGGGCTCGGGGCCACGATCAAGGGTGTCCTGGTCGGCTCGAAGGTCAAGATCGGGCTCGCGCTGGCCTCGACCGCGGCCGTGGGTGCCGTCGGGGTCGCGGCCGGTCCGGTGCTCTTCGGCACGACGCCGACGCAGGACGTCGGGCTGAGCGGCGGCGCGCCCGAGCTCGTCGTGGTGCCGCCGACGGAGTCGCACCACCAGCCGCCCCCGCAGCCGCAGGCGGACCCGCGGATCGGCTTCGGTGTGCTGAACGGCCGTGGCACCGGGGTAGCCGTCCCGGTCCGGCCGCGTGGCGGCGAAGCCCGGCCGGTGGCCGCGAACGAGGTGCCCGGCGTGCCGGTCCACGACGTCCCGGCCGTGGACGCCGGCACCGTGGTGGTCACCGGCCCGAGCGGAGAGACCCCCCGCGACGACCTGACGACCTCGACGTTCAGCGCGACCGACCAGCCCGGGACGTCGCCGCGGATGGACATCACGAGCACCAGGATGACGGAGTCCAGCGAGAACGCCGACGCGCCGGAGCTGTCGCCGCCCGACCAGACCGTGACCACGACGACGGTGCCGCGCAAGCCGCAGCCGCCCGAGAGCGGCACGGCGACGGGGAAGCCGAGCGTGACGCCGACGTCCGGGAAATCGTGCCCGACCAGCACCTCCGAAGTCACTGGTTCGGGCGAACCGGCGGATCCGGCCCCGACCGACCCTGAACAGCGATGA
- a CDS encoding immunity 7 family protein, with the protein MFEYHGWVTIQATASGDDDAALLERLVDRVHRAIRDAGDFDLVDLRWSAGMPMLHFGGFDKHGGRLGPELLDLFTRVGELAPGSYGLLYTFDDQDTEHDNDFRVYRMARGQVTERDDPHLTPVAPTVLDVYEL; encoded by the coding sequence GTGTTCGAGTATCACGGCTGGGTGACCATCCAGGCGACCGCGAGTGGCGACGACGACGCGGCGCTCCTGGAGCGCCTGGTCGACCGCGTGCACCGCGCGATCCGCGACGCGGGTGACTTCGACCTGGTCGACCTCCGCTGGAGCGCGGGCATGCCGATGCTGCACTTCGGCGGCTTCGACAAGCACGGCGGCCGCCTGGGGCCCGAACTGCTCGACCTGTTCACCAGAGTGGGTGAACTTGCGCCGGGCTCGTACGGGCTCCTGTACACGTTCGACGACCAGGACACCGAACACGACAACGACTTCCGCGTGTACCGGATGGCCCGCGGCCAGGTGACGGAACGCGACGACCCCCACCTGACGCCGGTGGCCCCGACGGTCCTGGACGTCTACGAGCTGTAG
- a CDS encoding DUF2716 domain-containing protein: MNAAWEAVSRVADEPAWYWVYDKLGFWPSTYAHAWPGFREPVPSRTWDLSPGDLDRSSAEFRLGPYAVDEPQVAAIALAAFREACGPDDWMWALHWQHQSYRVRPHLMTEGARWPVPVFPRADYHLFLAADFSFGTLGHPWERTLCVFGEKLVPAFERLGEGVLTNVLRRDGKPSALAR; encoded by the coding sequence GTGAATGCTGCCTGGGAAGCCGTCTCCCGCGTCGCCGACGAGCCCGCCTGGTACTGGGTGTACGACAAGCTGGGGTTCTGGCCGAGCACTTACGCCCACGCGTGGCCGGGCTTCCGCGAGCCGGTGCCCTCGCGGACCTGGGACCTCTCGCCCGGTGACCTGGACCGTTCCTCGGCCGAGTTCCGCCTCGGCCCGTACGCGGTCGACGAACCGCAGGTCGCGGCCATCGCGCTGGCCGCGTTCCGCGAGGCGTGCGGCCCGGACGACTGGATGTGGGCGCTGCACTGGCAGCACCAGTCCTACCGCGTCCGCCCGCACCTGATGACCGAGGGCGCGCGCTGGCCGGTGCCGGTGTTCCCGCGCGCGGACTACCACCTGTTCCTCGCCGCGGACTTCTCGTTCGGCACGCTCGGCCACCCGTGGGAGCGCACGCTGTGCGTGTTCGGCGAGAAGCTGGTGCCGGCGTTCGAGCGGCTCGGTGAAGGGGTGCTGACGAACGTCCTGCGGCGTGACGGGAAGCCGTCCGCGCTGGCCCGCTGA
- a CDS encoding glycosyltransferase family 4 protein, producing MPDRPAMKGSCARATMWTPLPPRTSGIADYSYHLTEALSELLDVAAMTDAPGARVPTGVRLLGAGEPSEGVPIYHVGNHAGVHGGIYRQAIAAPGVVVLHDPSLLDFHAGILGSVASAAFREEVRYAHGPIWGHQHDPALLHGLPAIEVDGVKTLDHATLTLERRLVTGSRGVVVHDPHTAGFLRARYPGIPVHTVPHGALLPDPARREPVRAGLGWTDDLVVFGVFGSLAGHRRVTAAVLAFAELRRRWPNARLVIAGHAGDPVLLDQVRQVVAQSGFAESVHFELSPAEDRLDDLILAADAVLSLRWPTAGETSGTMLRAFGAGRVVITSNLPQHRHYDSSFCWTVPTSPAGEAAELYRLLERGMCWPEELRAAGELARKWTGENATWPIAAQGYADAIEAAENFVAPPETPRHGVNVFADVRATTGLSESARRYVQAMAASGTEMTFTEFNSQAPFRTIEVPPDITALRRGKEFDLDLWIVNVNEWQLIPEHALDRYTIAVWAWELPEPPVHALPHLPGIDELWLISQFVSDSFRTVTDIPITVVPNVVPQAPDVTGNRAKFGLPEDGLIVLFTFSASSSDARKNPWAVIEAFRRAFPPEERGTKAHLVLKANDLQRFPDLDASLSAAVASVDGTLLRREMSRADMDTLLATCDVYTSLHRSEGFGLGMAEAMAMGKPVVATGFGGNIDFMPPGAAAVVGYHARPITPHDHKFGAEFGDWYTVGQLWADADVDQAARWLRKLADSPRLRAEMGAKAIEAIRDFCSPAAVAKVINRRLAELARDGVRPRMRR from the coding sequence GTGCCTGATCGCCCGGCGATGAAGGGTTCGTGCGCCCGCGCCACGATGTGGACCCCGCTGCCGCCGCGGACCAGCGGGATCGCGGACTACAGCTACCACCTGACCGAAGCCCTGTCCGAGCTCCTCGACGTCGCCGCGATGACCGACGCGCCGGGTGCCCGGGTCCCCACCGGCGTGCGGCTGCTCGGCGCGGGCGAGCCGAGCGAAGGCGTGCCGATCTACCACGTCGGCAACCACGCCGGCGTCCACGGCGGGATCTACCGCCAGGCGATCGCGGCCCCGGGTGTCGTGGTGCTGCACGACCCGTCACTGCTGGACTTCCACGCCGGGATCCTGGGCAGCGTGGCCTCGGCGGCGTTCCGCGAAGAAGTGCGATACGCGCACGGCCCGATCTGGGGGCACCAGCACGACCCGGCGCTGCTGCACGGCTTGCCTGCCATCGAGGTCGACGGCGTCAAGACACTCGACCACGCGACGCTGACGCTGGAACGCCGGCTCGTCACCGGCAGCCGTGGCGTGGTGGTGCACGACCCGCACACCGCCGGGTTCCTCCGGGCCAGGTATCCCGGAATCCCGGTGCACACCGTGCCACACGGCGCGCTGCTGCCCGATCCCGCGCGCCGCGAGCCGGTGCGGGCCGGGCTGGGCTGGACCGACGACCTGGTCGTCTTCGGCGTCTTCGGCAGCCTGGCCGGGCACCGGCGGGTCACGGCCGCCGTGCTGGCCTTCGCCGAGCTGCGCCGCCGCTGGCCGAACGCGCGGCTGGTGATCGCCGGCCACGCCGGGGACCCGGTGCTGCTCGACCAGGTGCGGCAGGTGGTCGCCCAGAGCGGGTTCGCCGAGTCCGTCCACTTCGAACTGTCGCCGGCGGAAGACCGCCTCGACGACCTGATCCTGGCCGCGGACGCCGTGCTCAGCCTGCGGTGGCCGACGGCGGGTGAAACCAGCGGCACGATGCTGCGGGCCTTCGGCGCCGGGCGCGTGGTGATCACCAGCAACCTGCCGCAGCACCGGCACTACGACAGTTCGTTCTGCTGGACCGTGCCGACGTCGCCGGCGGGCGAAGCGGCCGAGCTGTACCGGTTGCTGGAACGCGGGATGTGCTGGCCGGAAGAACTGCGCGCGGCCGGCGAGCTCGCGCGGAAGTGGACCGGGGAGAACGCCACCTGGCCGATCGCCGCGCAGGGCTACGCCGACGCGATCGAAGCGGCGGAAAACTTCGTCGCGCCACCGGAAACGCCGCGGCACGGCGTGAACGTCTTCGCCGACGTCCGCGCCACGACCGGGCTGTCCGAGTCCGCTCGCCGGTACGTCCAGGCGATGGCCGCGAGCGGTACCGAGATGACGTTCACGGAGTTCAACAGCCAAGCGCCGTTCCGCACGATCGAGGTGCCGCCGGACATCACCGCCCTGCGCCGGGGCAAGGAGTTCGACCTCGACCTCTGGATCGTGAACGTCAACGAGTGGCAGCTGATCCCCGAGCACGCACTCGACCGCTACACGATCGCCGTGTGGGCCTGGGAACTGCCGGAGCCACCGGTCCACGCGCTGCCGCACCTGCCGGGCATCGACGAGCTGTGGCTGATCTCCCAGTTCGTCTCGGACTCGTTCCGCACGGTCACCGACATCCCGATCACCGTGGTGCCCAACGTCGTTCCCCAGGCCCCGGACGTCACCGGGAACCGCGCGAAGTTCGGCCTCCCCGAGGACGGCCTCATCGTGCTGTTCACCTTCAGCGCGTCGTCGAGCGACGCCCGCAAGAACCCGTGGGCGGTGATCGAGGCGTTCCGCCGGGCGTTCCCGCCGGAGGAGCGCGGCACGAAGGCCCACTTGGTGCTCAAGGCCAACGACCTGCAGCGCTTCCCGGACCTGGACGCCTCCCTGAGCGCGGCGGTCGCCTCGGTCGACGGAACTTTGCTGCGGCGCGAGATGTCCCGCGCGGACATGGACACGCTGCTCGCCACCTGCGACGTCTACACGTCGCTGCACCGCTCCGAAGGCTTCGGGCTGGGCATGGCCGAAGCGATGGCCATGGGCAAGCCGGTGGTGGCGACCGGCTTCGGCGGCAACATCGACTTCATGCCGCCCGGCGCGGCGGCGGTCGTCGGCTACCACGCCCGGCCGATCACCCCGCACGACCACAAGTTCGGTGCCGAGTTCGGCGACTGGTACACGGTCGGGCAGCTGTGGGCGGACGCGGACGTCGACCAGGCCGCGCGCTGGCTGCGCAAGCTCGCCGACAGCCCGCGGCTCCGCGCGGAAATGGGCGCGAAGGCGATCGAGGCGATCCGCGACTTCTGCAGCCCGGCGGCGGTCGCGAAGGTGATCAACCGGCGGCTGGCCGAGCTGGCCCGCGACGGCGTCCGGCCACGGATGCGGCGCTGA
- a CDS encoding glycosyltransferase, with the protein MAGSRFVACTVVTRDRLAAAEVLAGSYRAHHPGHDFTVLVADGDTVPGELGLDPEEYFRLVTCHAGADLVDVLRPLLLRTLLERFDVAVLLDADIEVHAPFEDVSALAVDHGLVVAAALLAPLPRDGLEPEDVPGVYDGFLAAGPAAQPFLDHWADRARRRPPLRATTWRWPDLLPGPFEHLVVRDPGLAVGYWNLHERSPSESRFIAFRGYAPETPWLLTTDCAARPRVRLSADPVLRRLCDAYGARVGTTQAGDGRFSALPDGSPLTPQMRQLYHDAWLRTELPDQPAEKLPPHPFGDDGGRAFRAWLAEPANPVDAAGGMTRLAAEVWRARIDLQAVFPHPRGENAPGFRQWCATHGVAEGVLPEWAVPVPAATPLAPVEDFGVNVVGFLTAELGLGEMARLIQRMIVRAGIPMASVVEERSISGSVRTGLAAPESVGPPRFGVSLLTVNSDFTRVVVDSHPDATAGRYRIGLWAWELEDFPAEMHDGFAFVDEIWTPSEFATRAIAAHSPVPVRTIPVPVPDPGPVVREPGPGTRFLFVFDFNSTGGRKNPWGVVEAFRRAFPGREDVHLVLKATNGHRNTAAVERLRRAIDGDARIELVERYLTTAELDALYAGTDAYVSLHRSEGFGLTVAEAMVRGLPVIATDYSSTTEFFGPASGWPVPYTMTEVGPGWPPYRGDGRWADPDLDAAAAAMRAVADDPAEARKRGAAAREHILRTHAADVTVAWLRERLGEAHQTWLARRAPEPPPRSPLAARARRLLRPVARRMRVTS; encoded by the coding sequence ATGGCGGGCAGCCGGTTCGTCGCCTGCACCGTGGTCACCCGGGACCGCCTCGCCGCCGCCGAGGTGCTGGCCGGGTCGTACCGCGCACACCACCCCGGCCACGACTTCACCGTGCTCGTGGCCGACGGCGACACCGTGCCCGGTGAGCTCGGTCTCGATCCGGAGGAGTACTTCCGGCTGGTCACCTGCCACGCCGGTGCCGATCTCGTCGACGTGCTGCGGCCGCTGCTGCTGCGCACCTTGCTGGAGCGGTTCGACGTCGCGGTGCTGCTGGACGCCGACATCGAGGTCCACGCGCCCTTCGAGGACGTCAGCGCGCTCGCGGTGGACCACGGCCTGGTCGTCGCGGCCGCGCTGCTGGCCCCGCTCCCCCGGGACGGCCTGGAACCCGAAGACGTGCCGGGCGTCTACGACGGCTTCCTCGCCGCCGGGCCCGCCGCCCAGCCGTTCCTCGACCACTGGGCCGATCGGGCCCGCCGCCGTCCCCCGCTCCGCGCGACGACCTGGCGCTGGCCGGACCTGCTGCCCGGCCCGTTCGAGCACCTGGTCGTCCGTGACCCCGGGCTGGCCGTCGGCTACTGGAACCTGCACGAGCGCTCGCCGTCCGAAAGCCGGTTCATCGCCTTTCGCGGCTACGCCCCCGAAACGCCCTGGTTGCTGACGACCGACTGCGCGGCACGGCCGCGGGTGCGGCTGTCCGCCGACCCGGTCCTCCGCCGGTTGTGTGACGCCTACGGCGCCCGCGTGGGCACCACACAGGCCGGCGACGGCCGGTTTTCCGCGCTGCCGGACGGTTCTCCGCTCACTCCGCAGATGCGGCAGCTCTACCACGACGCCTGGCTGCGCACGGAACTGCCGGACCAGCCGGCCGAGAAGCTCCCACCGCATCCCTTCGGCGACGACGGCGGCCGCGCGTTCCGGGCGTGGCTGGCCGAGCCGGCGAACCCGGTCGACGCCGCGGGCGGGATGACCCGGCTGGCGGCGGAGGTCTGGCGCGCCCGCATCGACCTGCAGGCGGTTTTCCCGCACCCGCGTGGCGAAAACGCGCCCGGCTTCCGGCAGTGGTGCGCGACCCACGGCGTCGCGGAAGGCGTGCTTCCGGAGTGGGCCGTGCCGGTGCCCGCCGCGACGCCGCTGGCGCCCGTCGAAGACTTCGGGGTCAACGTCGTCGGCTTCCTCACCGCCGAGCTCGGGCTCGGCGAGATGGCCCGGTTGATCCAGCGGATGATCGTCCGGGCCGGGATCCCGATGGCGTCGGTCGTCGAAGAGCGGTCCATCTCCGGCTCGGTGCGCACCGGGCTGGCCGCGCCGGAAAGCGTGGGGCCGCCGCGGTTCGGGGTCAGCTTGCTGACGGTCAACTCCGACTTCACCAGGGTGGTCGTCGACAGCCACCCGGACGCGACCGCCGGCAGGTACCGGATCGGGTTGTGGGCGTGGGAGCTGGAGGACTTCCCGGCCGAGATGCACGACGGCTTCGCGTTCGTCGACGAAATCTGGACGCCCAGCGAGTTCGCGACCCGGGCGATCGCCGCGCACTCGCCGGTGCCGGTCCGGACCATTCCGGTGCCGGTGCCCGACCCGGGCCCGGTGGTCCGCGAACCGGGTCCGGGCACGCGGTTCCTCTTCGTCTTCGACTTCAACTCGACCGGCGGCCGGAAGAACCCGTGGGGTGTGGTCGAGGCGTTCCGCCGCGCCTTCCCCGGCCGCGAAGACGTCCACCTCGTACTGAAGGCGACCAACGGCCACCGGAACACGGCGGCGGTCGAACGGCTCCGGCGCGCGATCGACGGCGACGCGCGGATCGAGCTCGTGGAGCGCTACCTCACGACAGCCGAACTCGACGCCCTGTATGCCGGAACCGACGCCTACGTGTCACTGCACCGGAGCGAGGGGTTCGGGCTGACGGTGGCCGAGGCGATGGTCAGGGGGCTGCCGGTGATCGCGACGGACTATTCGAGCACGACCGAGTTCTTCGGGCCGGCGTCCGGCTGGCCGGTGCCGTACACCATGACGGAGGTCGGCCCGGGCTGGCCGCCGTACCGCGGTGACGGCCGCTGGGCCGACCCGGACCTCGACGCGGCGGCCGCGGCGATGCGGGCCGTCGCCGATGATCCGGCCGAAGCCCGAAAGCGCGGTGCAGCCGCGCGAGAGCACATCCTGCGCACGCACGCGGCCGACGTCACCGTGGCGTGGCTGCGGGAACGACTGGGCGAAGCGCACCAGACGTGGCTCGCCCGGCGAGCTCCCGAACCGCCGCCACGGTCGCCGCTGGCCGCCCGAGCCCGTCGCCTGCTGCGGCCCGTGGCCCGCCGGATGCGAGTGACGTCGTGA
- a CDS encoding alginate O-acetyltransferase AlgX-related protein: MTRPGGQQQTMLPVYEAFLPREHALYRPRHGGKQLVALICATVFFLTPNLSVVFGARPGEFENRALTPFPSLGQGWSFFPQLGNWATDHLVLREQAVHAADAISRGVFGEPPPLNQEHQQGPLQVPDSTKIDPRQFPTVIEGKDGWLYLGDEVTSHCVPAESLDTTFDRLRRFRDGIEASGRQLVVVVAPDKATMVPQHMPDNYLGKDCHDAVQNDFWRHVDAENFMVDLRGPLQDWANRKGQPLYGPQDAHWNDEGAVTAVREVTEKLRPGITGSWRVQPKENWEVPADLPRLIGRTGLTDGTHYALMPDGRTDLTRTMPADYIPPVHTDTASGTGTYGLRTAWLGDSFTIRTLPYLAATFRDLTAMHYSTSDQDGGAAIAGLLARSDVVVVEFAERGLIAGAASMLTPAVQQNIFRELNR, from the coding sequence GTGACGCGGCCGGGGGGTCAGCAGCAGACGATGCTGCCGGTCTACGAAGCCTTCCTGCCCCGCGAGCACGCGCTCTACCGGCCGCGCCACGGCGGGAAGCAGCTGGTCGCGCTGATCTGCGCGACCGTCTTCTTCCTGACGCCGAACCTGTCGGTCGTCTTCGGCGCCCGGCCCGGCGAGTTCGAAAACCGCGCGCTGACGCCGTTCCCGAGCCTCGGGCAGGGCTGGTCGTTCTTCCCGCAGCTCGGCAACTGGGCCACCGACCACCTGGTGCTGCGCGAGCAGGCGGTGCACGCCGCCGACGCCATCAGCCGGGGCGTGTTCGGCGAACCGCCGCCGCTGAACCAGGAACACCAGCAGGGTCCGCTGCAGGTCCCGGACAGCACCAAGATCGACCCGCGGCAGTTCCCCACCGTGATCGAGGGCAAGGACGGCTGGCTCTACCTGGGCGACGAGGTCACCAGCCACTGCGTGCCGGCCGAAAGCCTGGACACCACCTTCGACCGGCTGCGCCGCTTCCGCGACGGCATCGAAGCTTCGGGCCGCCAGCTCGTGGTCGTCGTCGCGCCGGACAAAGCGACCATGGTCCCGCAGCACATGCCCGACAACTACCTGGGCAAGGACTGTCACGACGCCGTCCAGAACGATTTCTGGCGCCACGTGGACGCCGAGAACTTCATGGTCGACCTCCGTGGCCCCTTGCAGGACTGGGCGAACCGCAAGGGTCAGCCGCTGTACGGCCCGCAGGACGCCCACTGGAACGACGAGGGCGCGGTCACCGCGGTCCGCGAGGTCACCGAAAAGCTGCGGCCGGGCATCACCGGGAGCTGGCGCGTCCAGCCGAAGGAGAACTGGGAAGTGCCGGCCGACCTGCCGCGGCTGATCGGCCGGACCGGGCTGACCGACGGCACGCACTACGCGCTGATGCCCGACGGCCGGACCGACCTCACCCGCACGATGCCCGCCGACTACATCCCGCCGGTGCACACCGACACCGCGTCCGGGACGGGCACCTACGGGCTCCGCACGGCGTGGCTCGGCGACTCGTTCACCATCCGCACGCTGCCGTACCTGGCCGCCACGTTCCGGGACCTGACCGCCATGCACTACAGCACGTCCGACCAGGACGGCGGCGCCGCGATCGCCGGGCTGCTCGCGCGCAGCGACGTCGTGGTGGTCGAGTTCGCCGAACGGGGGCTCATCGCGGGAGCCGCCTCGATGCTTACGCCCGCCGTGCAGCAGAACATCTTCCGCGAGCTCAACCGATGA
- a CDS encoding alpha/beta fold hydrolase, with protein sequence MRIVFVHGAFVRDGAWWWRPTADVLAEHGLRSSAAVLPSCESEPRGDLRDDAAAVRELLDASAEPALLVGHSYGGMVITQAGDHPAVHRLVYVTSFLPEAGEALAGFGTGEPPPWHVSHGDGTASVREELVRPLFAQDFDDATYAGAAGRLTAQNEVVFGQPVTTAAWRRIPSTYVVCAEDRATPPAKQREQAARATDVVELPVAHHPFVTRPDLVAGLLQTMT encoded by the coding sequence ATGCGAATCGTCTTCGTCCACGGTGCCTTCGTCCGCGACGGCGCCTGGTGGTGGCGGCCGACGGCCGACGTACTCGCCGAGCACGGTCTGCGCAGCTCAGCGGCGGTGCTGCCGAGCTGCGAGAGCGAGCCGCGCGGCGACCTCCGCGACGACGCGGCGGCCGTCCGCGAGCTGCTCGACGCCTCCGCCGAACCGGCGCTGCTCGTCGGCCATTCCTACGGCGGGATGGTGATCACACAGGCCGGCGACCACCCCGCGGTGCACCGGCTCGTCTACGTCACGTCGTTCCTGCCGGAAGCCGGCGAAGCACTCGCCGGCTTCGGCACGGGCGAACCGCCACCGTGGCACGTCAGCCACGGCGACGGCACGGCGAGCGTCCGGGAGGAGCTGGTGCGGCCGCTGTTCGCCCAGGACTTCGACGACGCCACGTACGCCGGCGCCGCGGGCCGGCTCACGGCGCAGAACGAGGTGGTGTTCGGCCAGCCGGTGACGACGGCGGCGTGGCGGCGGATCCCGTCGACCTACGTCGTCTGCGCCGAGGACCGCGCGACCCCGCCGGCCAAGCAGCGGGAGCAGGCCGCGCGCGCGACCGACGTCGTCGAGCTGCCGGTGGCGCACCACCCGTTCGTCACCCGGCCCGACCTGGTGGCCGGGTTGCTTCAGACGATGACGTAG
- a CDS encoding serine/threonine-protein kinase — protein MRLVAGRYAISAELGRGGMGVVWRAEDRVLGRPVALKELATPPGTNLERVMREARTAGRLNDPGVVTVYDVVSEHGATFIVMELVVAPTLADLVGREGPLANDRVAAIGLQVLGALESAHAAGVVHRDVKPSNIMVLPGDRVKLADFGIARAMDDPALTQTGGVMGSPGYMAPELFAGAGPSPASDLWSLGATLFHAAEGRAPFQRTTTAATLHAIMYDQPVLERCRGPLAEAVRGLLTQSTSDRLGAPALRRLLETARTAITDSPTQAVDPAALPTIVFEPVTAKVAAPSPTTVDWKPPRKKRLPLVLTGVAAAVVAALGAIFLLKPAGATPVAASAPGPASTSSPATPTTTTKHSTKKPTPSPSKPASSVAPPSTTAGRPPKLEEVPLIRYHQPDGGHFSGTKKVGPPDGFVKEGVFGALVATDEPGTRKLFACKVKDQKDWFTSPDQSGKCEGQQPLGLLGHIYADPPSWTGARALYRCNAGANHFDSLDAGCEGKTKEFLMGYVIV, from the coding sequence ATGAGACTGGTCGCGGGGCGGTACGCGATCTCGGCCGAGCTGGGCCGGGGCGGCATGGGCGTCGTCTGGCGCGCCGAAGACCGGGTGCTCGGGCGGCCGGTCGCGCTGAAGGAGCTGGCCACGCCGCCGGGCACCAACCTCGAGCGGGTCATGCGCGAGGCGCGGACCGCGGGGCGGCTGAACGATCCCGGCGTCGTCACGGTCTACGACGTCGTCAGCGAACACGGCGCCACCTTCATCGTCATGGAGCTCGTCGTCGCGCCGACGCTCGCCGACCTCGTCGGCCGGGAAGGGCCGCTGGCGAACGACCGCGTCGCCGCCATCGGCCTGCAGGTCCTCGGCGCGCTGGAGAGCGCGCACGCGGCCGGCGTCGTGCACCGGGACGTCAAGCCCAGCAACATCATGGTGCTGCCCGGCGACCGCGTGAAGCTCGCCGACTTCGGTATCGCACGGGCGATGGACGACCCGGCGCTCACGCAGACCGGCGGCGTCATGGGCTCGCCCGGCTACATGGCGCCCGAGCTGTTCGCCGGCGCCGGGCCGTCGCCCGCGTCGGACCTGTGGTCGCTCGGCGCCACGCTGTTCCACGCCGCGGAAGGGCGGGCGCCGTTCCAGCGCACCACCACGGCCGCGACCCTGCACGCGATCATGTACGACCAGCCCGTGCTGGAGCGCTGCCGCGGCCCGCTCGCCGAGGCCGTCCGCGGGCTGCTCACGCAGTCCACTTCGGACCGGCTGGGTGCGCCGGCACTGCGGCGGCTGCTGGAAACCGCGCGTACCGCGATCACCGACTCGCCGACGCAGGCGGTCGACCCGGCCGCGCTGCCGACGATCGTCTTCGAGCCGGTGACGGCGAAGGTCGCCGCGCCGTCACCGACCACTGTGGACTGGAAGCCGCCGCGGAAGAAGCGGCTCCCGCTCGTGCTGACGGGCGTCGCGGCGGCCGTCGTCGCCGCGCTGGGCGCGATCTTCCTGCTTAAGCCCGCCGGCGCCACGCCGGTGGCCGCGAGTGCCCCGGGCCCCGCGTCGACGTCGTCGCCCGCGACCCCGACGACAACCACGAAGCACAGCACCAAGAAGCCGACGCCGTCCCCGAGCAAGCCCGCGAGTTCGGTCGCGCCGCCGTCGACCACCGCGGGCCGGCCGCCGAAGCTCGAAGAGGTGCCGCTGATCCGCTACCACCAGCCCGACGGCGGCCACTTCAGCGGCACTAAGAAGGTCGGCCCGCCGGACGGCTTCGTCAAAGAAGGCGTCTTCGGCGCACTCGTCGCTACCGACGAGCCCGGCACGCGCAAGCTGTTCGCCTGCAAGGTGAAGGACCAGAAGGACTGGTTCACCTCGCCCGACCAGAGCGGCAAGTGCGAGGGTCAGCAGCCGCTCGGCCTGCTCGGCCACATCTACGCCGACCCGCCGTCCTGGACGGGCGCGCGGGCGCTGTACCGCTGCAACGCGGGCGCGAACCACTTCGACTCGCTCGACGCCGGCTGCGAGGGCAAGACCAAGGAGTTCCTGATGGGCTACGTCATCGTCTGA